A window from Fusarium musae strain F31 chromosome 8, whole genome shotgun sequence encodes these proteins:
- a CDS encoding hypothetical protein (EggNog:ENOG41), whose product MGIIHAKNRESGALDPGPNQDDARPTVAHDEVFGDITEDGPNYRDVGWLGTSALMMKTQIGLGILSIPSAFHTLGLVPGLICLLVIGGITTWSDYIIGIFKLNHREVYGIDDAGGILFGRFGRELLGISFSLCK is encoded by the exons ATGGGTATCATACACGCCAAAAATCGAGAGTCTGGGGCATTGGACCCAGGTCCGAATCAAGACGACGCTCGCCCAACCGTAGCTCACGACGAGGTCTTTGGCGATATCACAGAAGATGGACCCAACTACCGCGAT GTTGGTTGGCTAGGCACTTCTGCACTCATGATGAAGACCCAAATCGGACTCGGCATCCTCTCGATCCCATCGGCGTTCCACACTCTGGGACTCGTCCCCGGCCTCATATGTCTGCTCGTCATTGGAGGCATCACCACTTGGTCTGACTATATTATTGGGATATTCAAGCTTAACCACCGCGAGGTATACGGTATTGACGATGCAGGCGGTATCTTGTTTGGACGCTTCGGACGAGAGTTGCTTGGGATCAGCTTTTCTTTGTgtaagtga
- a CDS encoding hypothetical protein (EggNog:ENOG41), translating to MSALSTMVFAYAGTPLFFPIAAEMRDPRHYTKAMLLCQSVATATYIIVGVIIYYYCGSYVASPALGSAGKTIKQVAYGLALPGLIVGATINAHVTGKYVFVRVLRGSRHLTANTLTHWATWLGLTFSAALLAYIIASAIPVFGSLVSLVGALLGTLQTFQPYGCFWLYDNWSAGKQERPLKWVLMVVWSSFVILSGTFLMIAGTYGSVVGVVDSYKASGGSAAFSCADNSNSV from the exons ATGTCGGCTCTCTCGACAATGGTCTTTGCCTATGCTGGCACACCCCTGTTTTTCCCTATTGCTGCAGAGATGCGCGACCCTCGCCATTATACCAAAGCGATGCTGCTCTGCCAGTCCGTTGCGACAGCGACATATATCATTGTGGGAGTTATCATCTACTACTACTGTGGCTCCTATGTTGCCTCGCCCGCTCTGGGTTCGGCTGGCAAGACTATTAAGCAAGTTGCTTACGGCCTCGCTTTGCCGGGTCTGATTGTTGGTGCAACCATCAATGCTCAT GTCACCGGAAAATACGTCTTCGTTCGAGTCCTTCGAGGCTCAAGGCATCTCACAGCCAACACCCTCACTCACTGGGCTACATGGCTAGGCCTGACCTTTTCTGCAGCTTTGTTAGCCTACATCATAGCGAGTGCAATTCCTGTCTTTGGAAGTCTCGTGTCTCTTGTAGGAGCTCTCCTAGGTACTCTGCAAACGTTTCAGCCATATGGTTGCTTCTGGTTGTACGATAACTGGAGCGCAGGAAAGCAGGAGAGACCCCTAAAGTGGGTTCTTATGGTTGTATGGAGTAGTTTTGTGATTCTCTCTGGAACATTTCTGATGATTGCTGGAACATATGGATCTGTTGTCGGCGTTGTTGACTCTTACAAGGCGTCAGGAGGATCGGCAGCCTTTTCGTGTGCTGACAATTCCAACTCTGTCTGA
- a CDS encoding hypothetical protein (EggNog:ENOG41), whose protein sequence is MSAANPPREEGSRFRLRQRLNGLIQRRGHNSPTGRVAVVESPGGTTTQALPTENTAGVTLRSETVIPLDQPSRSLETATVIIDCLPSNDASPPAAVSGTAANGRLTTSPPTSTHEAAPAPETDIDTDTDVAAVAPADHWSKAYREAVESMGEEVDVTILKGESIAQLFKELETVDKDATDESTFLRGVRYLNSIQAPLDRIKMVLDISAPLTALEPTTSAVFGVMRGVTAALVSVYRKLIEFYAAAYQFLSKRRAKLVLAVVSDTGTLPTLVQDISKEVENLRKVVEKATLDIAQDIKTMMCDEKVSQWLGRDKQSQQSRHHGDFNHLRDDAACNFVLEQPEFKTWYRAPDYQQLVIIGDMGSGKSVIMSFLIQELRRRAEHQLEKPMVLYHYCQNDETGHALCIFSSLILSLLQQRVGLKKAFFDWYKQDLLSGNFEPATNAHMLIEIFEQTVLRLNRPLFLIVDGLDECDAGSLHMLLQSLRSLSQKISGLKVVLSSRPWGGILDQLEGSLRVDICADPGRDKVIAEKTVKTRLGYLDARLQELIIERLSSLARGSAIWTKMTVEAIAAKKIMARGRMNKFLEEMPQPRDLSKLYTDLFIRCAGKEPEAQDMAATALEVLGAARRRLSILELAWAVATGTVDGDITTVAGVAELVDYQGVMALIQPFVAGVDFDDVKRRQVIVAHQSVKEFILSDLGATRPGHNNLENPTRLENVILNICIRYLLLDEIDEASILSDEQTAMEELPQDADIFSDVAASPSFTMDCSWENWEDGMIRYDPADRGFGEFFVYASCNWIHHFAFVTKEPLPDLSSIERLCQPNSTRLLNWTSQNSRPDCVVQARFEFDGSLYDPLSITSLYGSEVVLLKMLETSDLESPKFLPNTAMIAVEQVLQWADLRRLGMLFHGRGTGCHLQNIGFFRRIIEWWRSPSINNSQDWDAAFDVINDISDILIRERWGNELLCLAASHGCMPIIKRLMNNAQQNVDLKEELLRAPQRQPRSLAHPGHQSVGEAALAGHVDVVRFLLEQDGIQGHLRHRNSKGENVLHLASEQCKPAIFRVLAPRFCEGLSQRDCQGRTALMRVVESSSTLQNHIESAQVLLSLSAVDQRMLSKDQQDLLHMAEQMHDQAIHNLLSKFCEPHQIGTA, encoded by the exons ATGTCAGCTGCTAATCCAccacgagaagaaggctcaCGGTTCAGACTACGCCAGCGGCTGAATGGACTCATTCAGAGGCGAGGTCATAATTCTCCAACTGGCCGTGTTGCTGTCGTAGAGAG TCCAGGCGGAACTACCACCCAAGCCCTCCCAACAGAGAATACGGCGGGAGTCACTCTGAGGAGCGAGACAGTCATCCCCCTTGACCAACCCAGCAGGTCTCTTGAAACCGCTACGGTCATTATAGACTGTTTGCCATCCAATGATGCCTCTCCCCCCGCCGCTGTCTCTGGCACAGCAGCCAACGGACGCTTGACCACctctcctccaacttctACTCATGAGGCGGCACCAGCTCCTGAAACTGACATAGACACAGACACTGACGTGGCCGCGGTTGCGCCTGCGGATCATTGGAGTAAGGCCTACCGAGAAGCAGTAGAGAGCATGGGCGAAGAAGTGGATGTTACTATCCTCAAGGGGGAGAGCATCGCCCAGCTATTCAAAGAGCTCGAGACAGTTGATAAGGACGCAACAGACGAGTCCACTTTCCTGCGAGGAGTCCGATACCTCAACTCAATACAGGCCCCGCTGGACCGAATCAAGATGGTTTTGGACATATCGGCGCCTCTCACAGCGCTTGAGCCCACAACCTCTGCCGTATTTGGGGTTATGAGAGGTGTTACAGCG GCACTCGTGTCGGTCTATCGGAAACTCATCGAGTTCTATGCAGCTGCTTATCAGTTTCTGTCCAAGAGAAGGGCTAAGTTGGTATTGGCCGTTGTATCAGACACTGGTACTCTACCGACTCTGGTCCAGGACATTTCGAAAGAAGTCGAAAACCTCCgcaaggttgttgagaaaGCCACTCTCGATATCGCCCAGGACATCAAGACTATGATGTGTGATGAGAAAG TCTCACAATGGCTGGGCCGTGACAAGCAGAGTCAGCAGAGccgccatcatggcgatTTCAATCACCTTCGAGATGACGCAGCTTGCAACTTCGTGCTAGAACAGCCCGAGTTCAAAACTTGGTACCGAGCACCCGACTATCAACAGCTGGTTATTATTGGAGATATGGGAAGTGGCAAGAGTGTGATAATGAGCTTTCTTATTCAGGAGCTACGTCGGAGAGCCGAGCACCAGCTCGAAAAGCCCATGGTTCTATACCACTATTGCCAGAATGATGAAACCGGGCATGCGTTGTgtatcttctcttccttgattCTGTcacttcttcaacagcgtGTTGGGCTGAAGAAAGCCTTCTTCGACTGGTATAAGCAAGATCTGCTCAGCGGAAATTTCGAACCCGCGACAAATGCCCACATGTTGATTGAAATTTTCGAACAAACTGTCCTAAGGCTCAATCGACCTCTTTTCCTGATAGTTGACGGTCTAGACGAGTGCGACGCAGGCTCCCTCCACATGCTTCTTCAGTCACTGCGCAGCTTGTCTCAGAAGATCTCGGGGCTAAAAGTTGTGCTGTCTTCTCGACCCTGGGGGGGAATACTGGATCAACTAGAGGGATCTCTGAGGGTCGATATTTGTGCTGATCCAGGCAGAGATAAAGTCATCGCTGAAAAGACCGTCAAAACAAGATTAGGATACCTTGACGCACGTCTCCAAGAGCTCATTATCGAGAGGCTGTCTAGTCTTGCAAGAGGAAGTGCCATATGGACCAAGATGACTGTCGAAGCCATTGCTGcgaagaagatcatggcaCGTGGCCGCATGAACAAGTTTCTGGAAGAGATGCCACAACCACGGGACCTGTCAAAACTGTACACCGATCTGTTCATCCGATGCGCGGGCAAGGAGCCAGAGGCCCAGGATATGGCAGCTACAGCCTTGGAAGTTCTGGGTGCGGCCAGAAGACGGTTGAGCATCCTAGAACTTGCTTGGGCTGTCGCAACGGGGACAGTTGATGGAGATATTACCACTGTCGCAGGGGTTGCTGAACTGGTCGACTATCAAGGCGTTATGGCCCTCATCCAACCATTTGTTGCTGGCGTCGATTTCGATGATGTCAAGAGACGGCAGGTTATTGTTGCTCACCAATCGGTCAAAGAATTTATATTGAGCGACCTCGGTGCAACCCGGCCTGGACATAACAATTTGGAAAACCCTACAAGGTTGGAGAATGTCATCTTGAACATATGTATTCGATACCTGCTTCTCGACGAGATCGACGAGGCTTCCATTCTTTCCGATGAGCAGACGGCTATGGAGGAACTACCACAAGACGCGGATATCTTTAGTGATGTCGCTGCATCCCCCAGCTTCACTATGGATTGCTCGTGGGAGAACTGGGAGGATGGCATGATTCGCTACGACCCAGCTGACCGAGGATTCGGCGAGTTCTTCGTCTATGCCTCTTGCAACTGGATACATCATTTCGCCTTTGTTACCAAAGAGCCCCTCCCTGATCTTAGTAGCATTGAAAGGCTGTGCCAGCCCAACTCGACTCGATTACTGAATTGGACCAGCCAAAATAGTCGGCCGGACTGCGTAGTCCAGGCAAGATTTGAGTTTGACGGCAGCTTGTACGACCCCTTGAGCATCACGTCGCTCTACGGATCGGAAGTGGTGCTGCTCAAGATGCTTGAAACATCTGACTTGGAGTCTCCCAAATTCTTACCCAACACAGCTATGATCGCTGTTGAGCAGGTCCTACAATGGGCCGACTTACGCAGACTTGGAATGCTGTTTCATGGACGCGGAACTGGTTGCCATCTTCAGAATATTGGCTTCTTTCGTCGTATCATCGAATGGTGGCGCTCTCCAAGCATAAATAACAGCCAGGACTGGGATGCTGCATTTGACGTTATCAACGATATCTCTGACATCTTAATCCGGGAAAGATGGGGTAACGAGCTCCTATGCCTGGCCGCCAGTCACGGCTGTATGCCCATCATTAAACGCTTGATGAATAACGCACAGCAGAATGTTGACCTCAAAGAGGAACTGCTACGTGCGCCTCAGCGCCAACCTCGAAGCTTGGCTCATCCAGGTCACCAGTCCGTTGGAGAGGCCGCATTGGCTggccatgttgatgttgtcagGTTCTTGTTAGAGCAAGATGGTATTCAAGGGCATCTTCGTCACCGCAACTCAAAAGGTGAAAACGTCCTACACTTGGCATCTGAGCAGTGTAAGCCTGCTATTTTTCGAGTTCTGGCACCTCGCTTTTGTGAAGGCTTATCACAGAGAGATTGCCAGGGCAGAACTGCGTTGATGCGAGTGGTTGAGAGCTCATCCACTTTACAAAATCACATCGAGTCTGCTCAAGTACTCCTGTCACTGAGCGCAGTCGACCAGAGAATGTTGTCGAAGGATCAACAAGACCTGTTGCACATGGCGGAGCAAATGCATGACCAGGCGATACACAATCTATTATCCAAATTCTGTGAGCCTCACCAAATTGGCACTGCTTAA